Proteins encoded within one genomic window of Novosphingobium sp. EMRT-2:
- a CDS encoding thiamine pyrophosphate-requiring protein, producing the protein MKVSAAIAEILRREGVDVIFGYPRNAVLETAAAIGIRPVIVRQERTGVHMADALSRLTRGRRMGVFAMQHGPGTENAYGGVAQAYSESVPVLVLPQGYARRIANVPDNFNASISMRDVTKTAEPILRAEDTPAVLRRAFSALRNGRLRPALVEMPWDVLAEEIPGELDYLPVISTRFGPDPAAVEAVADRLVAARRLVIHAGQGVHWAEAYAELRELAELLGAPVSTSLEGKSAFDETHPLALGSGGAAIPGQLRHFLDRADLILGIGCSLSETAFGVAMPDHVPIIHATLDPADINKSVRCEAALVGDAQLTLAMLVAACRTRLDAPRDPSATIAEIRDVETRWLAEWLPLLESDDTPLSPYRVLWELQRTVDVANTIITHDAGSPRDQLTPFWKSKTPLSYLGWGKSTQLGYGLGLAMGAKLACPDKLCINVWGDAAIGFTGMDFETAARERLPILSILLNNSAMAIELPVMPIATERYRSTDISGDYAAFARALGGYGERVTTPDQIAPAIRRGIAAIEAGQPALIEFITHTETRASRL; encoded by the coding sequence ATGAAGGTGAGCGCCGCGATCGCGGAAATCCTCAGGCGCGAGGGCGTCGACGTCATTTTCGGCTATCCGCGCAACGCGGTGCTGGAAACGGCGGCGGCCATCGGCATCCGCCCGGTGATCGTCCGGCAGGAACGCACCGGCGTTCACATGGCCGATGCGCTGTCCCGGCTGACGCGCGGGCGCCGCATGGGCGTGTTCGCGATGCAGCACGGGCCGGGCACCGAGAACGCCTATGGCGGCGTGGCGCAAGCCTATTCGGAAAGCGTGCCGGTGCTGGTGCTTCCGCAGGGCTATGCCCGGCGCATCGCCAACGTGCCGGACAACTTCAACGCCTCGATCTCGATGCGCGACGTGACCAAGACGGCGGAACCGATCCTGCGTGCCGAGGACACGCCGGCGGTGCTGCGCCGCGCCTTCTCGGCCTTGCGCAACGGCCGGCTGCGCCCGGCCCTTGTCGAAATGCCGTGGGACGTGCTGGCGGAGGAGATCCCGGGGGAACTGGACTACCTCCCGGTCATCAGCACCCGTTTCGGCCCCGATCCCGCGGCGGTCGAGGCGGTGGCGGACCGGCTGGTCGCCGCGCGGCGGCTGGTGATCCATGCCGGGCAGGGCGTGCACTGGGCCGAGGCTTATGCCGAGCTGCGCGAACTGGCGGAGCTGCTCGGCGCGCCCGTGTCCACCAGTCTGGAAGGCAAGAGCGCGTTCGACGAAACGCATCCGCTGGCGCTGGGATCGGGCGGCGCGGCCATTCCCGGCCAGCTACGCCATTTCCTTGATCGCGCGGACCTGATCCTCGGCATCGGGTGCAGCCTGTCGGAAACCGCGTTCGGCGTGGCGATGCCCGATCATGTACCGATCATTCACGCCACGCTCGACCCTGCCGACATCAACAAGAGCGTGCGCTGCGAAGCGGCGCTGGTGGGCGACGCGCAGCTGACGCTGGCCATGCTGGTCGCGGCCTGCCGCACCCGGCTGGACGCGCCGCGCGATCCCTCGGCGACCATTGCCGAAATCCGCGACGTGGAAACCCGCTGGCTGGCGGAATGGCTGCCCCTGCTCGAAAGCGACGACACGCCGCTGAGCCCCTATCGCGTGCTGTGGGAACTGCAGCGCACGGTGGACGTGGCCAACACGATCATCACCCATGACGCCGGTTCGCCGCGTGACCAGCTGACGCCGTTCTGGAAATCGAAGACGCCGCTGTCCTACCTCGGCTGGGGCAAGTCGACGCAGCTCGGCTATGGGCTTGGCCTGGCGATGGGCGCGAAGCTCGCCTGCCCGGACAAGCTGTGCATCAACGTCTGGGGCGATGCCGCCATCGGCTTTACCGGCATGGATTTCGAAACGGCGGCACGCGAACGGCTGCCGATCCTGTCGATCCTGCTCAACAACAGCGCCATGGCCATCGAACTGCCGGTCATGCCGATCGCCACCGAGCGCTACCGCAGCACCGACATCTCGGGTGATTATGCCGCCTTCGCCCGCGCGCTGGGCGGCTATGGCGAGCGGGTGACCACGCCCGACCAGATCGCGCCGGCGATCCGGCGCGGCATTGCCGCGATCGAGGCCGGCCAGCCCGCGCTGATCGAGTTCATCACGCATACCGAAACGAGAGCCTCGCGCCTGTGA
- a CDS encoding TauD/TfdA family dioxygenase: protein MTAVVPRRSLSAGEREAFAAGDEAALAELRADLRAAFTQGARAIVIETGNPLVLGEEVFAACLLMMGRWLGTPSIQSPQGELVARVERRPGDAQARGTHSDLELAPHTDLHDILALGTVREAVRGGDSFLVRAVDLHDAVRRRMPHHLPALRQGYFFGTNPVLRSRAPVSASEVPVFAGDGDGVQCCFNPYFLQAAAQSRGEALPPDLAAAVTDLRALALELAGTAQFRLSPGDVVLWHNWSWLHGRTAFEDDPEQRRLLLRLWLRSDLCPPADIRFAERSVTIDDDHERTRREGMRVE from the coding sequence GTGACCGCGGTGGTGCCGCGTCGCAGCCTGTCGGCGGGGGAACGCGAGGCGTTCGCCGCCGGCGACGAGGCGGCGCTGGCGGAACTGCGGGCCGATCTGCGCGCAGCGTTTACGCAGGGCGCGCGGGCGATTGTGATCGAAACCGGCAATCCCTTGGTTCTGGGCGAGGAGGTCTTCGCCGCCTGCCTGCTGATGATGGGGCGCTGGCTTGGCACGCCATCGATCCAGTCGCCGCAAGGGGAACTGGTCGCGCGGGTGGAACGGCGGCCGGGCGATGCGCAGGCGCGCGGCACGCATTCCGATCTCGAACTGGCGCCGCACACCGATCTGCACGATATTCTGGCGCTGGGCACGGTGCGCGAGGCGGTGCGGGGCGGGGATTCGTTCCTGGTCCGCGCGGTGGACCTGCACGACGCGGTCCGGCGGCGGATGCCGCATCACCTGCCGGCGCTGCGCCAAGGGTACTTCTTCGGCACCAACCCGGTGCTCCGCTCACGCGCGCCCGTCAGCGCCAGCGAGGTTCCGGTTTTCGCGGGCGATGGCGACGGGGTGCAGTGCTGCTTCAACCCCTATTTCCTGCAAGCCGCCGCGCAATCGCGCGGGGAAGCGTTGCCGCCCGATCTTGCCGCTGCCGTCACCGATCTGCGCGCGCTGGCGCTGGAGCTTGCCGGGACCGCGCAATTCCGCCTCTCGCCCGGTGACGTGGTGCTGTGGCACAACTGGTCGTGGCTGCACGGCCGCACCGCGTTCGAGGACGATCCAGAGCAGCGCAGACTGTTGCTGCGCCTGTGGCTGCGCTCGGACTTGTGCCCGCCGGCGGACATCCGCTTTGCCGAGCGGTCGGTGACCATCGACGACGATCACGAACGCACGCGGCGTGAAGGGATGAGGGTAGAATGA
- a CDS encoding MFS transporter produces MSAIKESGKEPGEENATWPWSATWPLFILTLISVFNYLDRALLGLVLPMIKREFGVSDTALGLATGLAFIFLYSLLGLPIAWLADRFNRRNIIAIGLGFWSLMTVLTGFVTSIWQLAIARFLMGAGEACGLPPSNSIIADLFHPRRRPLALAIFGTANSIAFIVFFPIAGWIAQNHGWRAMFVAMGVPGMIVALLLLLTVREPARKTPPRERERLSATQIFADIRALFADKCYAWIFAGVTLMGANVWAAGAWTPTFFSRVHHMGLAEIAGTIGPTRGFIGAAGVLCGGLLIDRLPASRIRWRLAVPALACLLAGPAEAVFLLGSDRAVWFTAFALTSFVTLIHQGPVYAATVNIVPERQRALAIALLLFGASFIGNVVGPSAVGFVTDLLTPRYGDMAIRHSMLIIAVTPVLTAACLMRAAQLYGERAHG; encoded by the coding sequence ATGAGCGCGATCAAGGAATCCGGCAAGGAACCCGGCGAAGAGAACGCGACATGGCCATGGTCGGCCACCTGGCCGTTGTTCATCCTGACGCTCATTTCCGTGTTCAACTATCTCGATCGCGCGCTGCTGGGGCTGGTGCTGCCGATGATCAAGCGCGAGTTCGGCGTGTCCGACACCGCGCTGGGCCTCGCCACCGGCCTCGCGTTCATTTTCCTCTATTCGCTGCTGGGCCTGCCGATCGCGTGGCTGGCGGACCGGTTCAACCGGCGGAACATCATCGCCATCGGACTGGGCTTCTGGAGCCTGATGACGGTGCTGACCGGCTTCGTCACCAGCATCTGGCAACTGGCTATCGCGCGCTTCCTGATGGGGGCGGGCGAAGCCTGCGGGCTGCCGCCGTCGAACTCGATCATCGCCGACCTGTTCCACCCGCGCCGGCGGCCGCTGGCGCTGGCGATCTTCGGCACGGCCAACTCGATCGCCTTCATCGTGTTCTTCCCGATCGCCGGCTGGATCGCGCAGAACCATGGCTGGCGCGCGATGTTCGTGGCGATGGGCGTGCCTGGCATGATCGTCGCGCTGCTGCTTCTGCTGACCGTTCGCGAGCCTGCGCGCAAGACGCCGCCGCGCGAACGCGAACGGCTGTCCGCCACGCAGATATTTGCCGACATCCGGGCGCTGTTCGCCGACAAGTGCTACGCCTGGATCTTCGCGGGCGTCACCCTGATGGGGGCTAACGTGTGGGCGGCGGGGGCGTGGACGCCGACGTTCTTTTCGCGCGTGCATCACATGGGGCTGGCCGAGATCGCCGGGACGATCGGGCCGACGCGCGGTTTCATCGGCGCAGCAGGCGTGTTGTGCGGCGGGCTGCTGATCGACCGGTTGCCTGCCAGCCGCATTCGCTGGCGGCTGGCCGTGCCCGCGCTGGCCTGCCTGCTGGCCGGCCCGGCGGAAGCGGTGTTTCTGCTGGGTTCCGACCGCGCCGTCTGGTTTACCGCCTTCGCGCTGACCAGCTTCGTCACCCTGATCCACCAGGGGCCGGTCTATGCCGCCACGGTCAACATCGTGCCCGAGCGCCAGCGCGCGCTTGCCATTGCCTTGCTGCTGTTCGGCGCCAGCTTCATCGGCAACGTCGTGGGGCCAAGCGCCGTCGGCTTCGTCACCGATCTGCTGACGCCGCGTTACGGCGACATGGCCATCCGGCATTCGATGCTGATCATCGCGGTTACGCCCGTCCTCACGGCCGCCTGCCTGATGCGCGCGGCCCAGCTGTATGGCGAGCGGGCGCACGGATAG
- a CDS encoding 2-hydroxychromene-2-carboxylate isomerase: MSAFPPATTPATFYFDLVSPFAYLMWKQLRRNATLALRPEPVLLGGLLQHWRQLGPAEVPPKRIQIYRMCQWLADRHGIPFRFPDVHPFRSIEALRLLVALDARVDAVDALFDAVFRDGLDLGDPANLEAFGRALGLDHVAAVLAAPTVKDRLRANTDAAIARGVFGVPTVEVGAELFWGFDTIGMIDDYLANPGLFRAPAMARLEGLGYGVPRRTTG; encoded by the coding sequence ATGTCCGCGTTCCCACCCGCGACCACGCCCGCCACGTTCTATTTCGATCTGGTATCGCCGTTCGCGTACCTGATGTGGAAGCAGTTGCGGCGGAACGCCACGCTGGCGTTGCGGCCCGAACCGGTTCTGCTGGGCGGCCTGCTTCAGCACTGGAGGCAACTGGGGCCGGCCGAAGTGCCGCCCAAGCGCATCCAGATCTACCGCATGTGCCAGTGGCTTGCCGATCGCCACGGCATTCCGTTCCGCTTCCCCGATGTCCACCCGTTCCGCTCGATCGAGGCGCTGCGCCTGCTGGTCGCGCTCGATGCGCGGGTGGATGCGGTGGACGCCCTGTTCGATGCGGTGTTCCGCGATGGCCTGGATCTTGGCGACCCGGCCAATCTGGAAGCGTTCGGCCGGGCGCTGGGGCTGGACCACGTGGCGGCGGTACTGGCCGCGCCCACGGTGAAGGACCGGCTGCGCGCCAATACCGACGCGGCGATCGCGCGGGGCGTTTTCGGCGTGCCGACGGTGGAAGTGGGCGCGGAACTCTTCTGGGGGTTCGACACGATCGGGATGATCGACGATTATCTCGCCAATCCCGGCCTGTTCCGGGCGCCGGCGATGGCCCGGCTGGAAGGGCTGGGCTACGGCGTGCCGCGCCGGACGACCGGATAG
- a CDS encoding bifunctional diguanylate cyclase/phosphodiesterase — translation MSLVDTTDGQALRKAQVEASLKLARTAVIGGIINAIIVATVLWSSVSHAAIAFWTLLVLGQGLVRILHARRLAKNDYEDLSPSRDGRFIELLATLNGIAWGISMAIGGLDATPGVFTLLAMLTGGMMGAAVISYGPLPRAAFSYMIPLTIGSIAGWLLSGNPLATTGTLLILCYAAVLSRSIKGNEKVFAEKVAREQALRESAETVQLLLKDYEAQSADWLWSIDREGLIVAPTDRFVEASGRDREALEGHALLSLFEAGHEYERLAEMLRKRQAFRDLTVQITVGGETCWWRLSAQPRAGGRMQGVASDVTAEMRAEARVSYMAHYCGLTDLANRFLFNETLGRAVKRLHEEELTAVLCLDLDQFKSVNDTLGHPIGDRLLCEVARRIEACVQEKAMVARLGGDEFAVLIERVKSPEEVEACAARIIDAVDQPFILDGMQVMTSTSIGIAFATIADSDPTEVMKRADLALYSAKTNGRNRFAHFQIGMDEAARERRDLEMDLRAALVRNEFTLHYQPLVNISSGDVVGYEALIRWQHPTRGLIMPNAFIPLAEETGLIVQVGEWVIRQATAQLALWPADLRISVNLSPAQMRSANLIPTVVNALASAGIDAGRLELEITETVLMQDSEANVSTLYKLREIGVRIALDDFGTGYSSLNYLRSFPFDKIKIDRCFVESLDHNAESRAIIQAITGLAGSLGMDTTAEGVETDAQLQALRDKGCTEIQGFLISQAIDPDGIGEGTRPAAQQGGSDGGSVEAKDEDAEKRNRAA, via the coding sequence ATGAGCTTGGTGGATACGACGGACGGACAGGCTCTACGCAAGGCGCAGGTCGAAGCCAGCCTGAAGCTGGCGCGGACGGCCGTCATCGGCGGTATCATCAACGCAATCATCGTCGCGACCGTCCTGTGGTCTTCCGTGTCGCACGCGGCCATCGCGTTCTGGACCTTGCTGGTCCTTGGGCAAGGCCTCGTCCGCATTCTGCACGCGCGCCGTCTGGCCAAGAACGATTACGAGGACCTGTCTCCGTCAAGGGACGGCCGCTTCATAGAGCTTCTTGCCACTCTTAACGGCATTGCCTGGGGCATTTCCATGGCGATCGGCGGCCTCGACGCCACGCCTGGCGTGTTCACGCTGCTGGCCATGCTCACCGGCGGCATGATGGGCGCCGCTGTCATCAGCTATGGCCCGCTTCCGCGCGCCGCCTTTTCCTATATGATCCCGCTGACGATCGGCTCGATCGCCGGATGGCTGCTGTCCGGCAATCCCCTGGCGACAACGGGCACGCTGCTGATCCTGTGCTACGCCGCCGTCCTCTCCCGCTCGATCAAGGGCAACGAAAAGGTCTTCGCTGAAAAAGTCGCGCGCGAGCAGGCGCTCCGGGAAAGCGCGGAGACCGTGCAACTCCTGCTCAAGGATTACGAGGCGCAAAGCGCGGATTGGCTGTGGTCGATCGACCGGGAGGGGCTGATCGTGGCCCCCACCGATCGTTTCGTCGAAGCAAGCGGACGCGACCGGGAAGCGCTTGAGGGGCATGCGCTGCTGTCGCTGTTCGAAGCAGGCCACGAGTACGAGCGTCTCGCCGAGATGCTCCGGAAACGGCAGGCTTTCCGCGACCTTACCGTGCAGATCACCGTGGGCGGCGAAACGTGCTGGTGGCGGCTTTCCGCCCAGCCACGCGCCGGCGGCCGCATGCAGGGCGTCGCCTCCGACGTGACGGCGGAAATGCGGGCGGAAGCACGGGTCAGCTACATGGCGCACTATTGCGGCCTGACTGACCTCGCCAACCGCTTCCTGTTCAACGAGACGTTGGGCCGCGCGGTCAAGCGCCTGCACGAAGAGGAATTGACGGCCGTCCTGTGCCTTGATCTCGATCAGTTCAAATCGGTCAATGACACGCTGGGGCATCCCATCGGCGATCGCCTGCTCTGCGAAGTCGCACGCCGCATCGAGGCCTGCGTGCAGGAAAAGGCCATGGTGGCCCGCCTTGGAGGCGACGAATTCGCGGTTCTGATCGAGCGGGTGAAATCGCCCGAAGAGGTGGAAGCGTGTGCCGCACGGATCATCGATGCGGTCGACCAGCCGTTCATCCTCGACGGGATGCAGGTGATGACGTCGACCAGCATCGGCATTGCCTTCGCCACCATCGCGGACAGCGACCCCACCGAAGTGATGAAGCGCGCCGATCTGGCGCTGTACAGCGCGAAGACCAACGGGCGGAACCGCTTTGCCCATTTCCAGATCGGCATGGACGAAGCGGCGCGCGAACGGCGCGATCTGGAAATGGACCTGCGCGCGGCGCTGGTGCGCAACGAGTTCACGCTGCACTACCAGCCGCTCGTCAACATCTCGTCGGGCGATGTGGTGGGCTACGAAGCGCTGATCCGCTGGCAGCATCCCACGCGCGGGCTGATCATGCCCAACGCCTTCATCCCGCTGGCCGAGGAAACCGGGCTGATCGTGCAGGTGGGCGAATGGGTGATTCGGCAGGCGACCGCGCAACTCGCGCTGTGGCCGGCGGACCTGCGCATCTCGGTCAATCTTTCGCCCGCGCAGATGCGCAGCGCGAACCTGATCCCCACCGTGGTCAACGCACTGGCCAGCGCGGGGATCGACGCCGGCCGGCTGGAGCTTGAAATCACCGAAACCGTGCTGATGCAGGACAGCGAAGCCAACGTGTCGACGCTTTACAAGCTGCGCGAGATCGGAGTGCGCATCGCGCTCGACGATTTCGGAACGGGCTATTCCTCGCTCAACTATCTGCGCAGCTTTCCCTTCGACAAGATCAAAATCGACCGGTGCTTCGTGGAATCGCTCGATCACAACGCCGAATCGCGCGCCATTATCCAGGCCATCACCGGGCTGGCGGGCAGCCTGGGCATGGACACCACGGCGGAAGGCGTCGAGACCGACGCACAGCTTCAGGCGCTGCGCGACAAGGGATGCACCGAGATCCAGGGCTTCCTCATATCCCAGGCGATCGATCCCGACGGCATCGGAGAGGGAACCCGTCCTGCCGCGCAGCAGGGTGGAAGCGATGGCGGGTCGGTCGAAGCGAAAGACGAGGACGCGGAAAAGCGCAACCGAGCGGCCTGA